One genomic segment of Arcobacter porcinus includes these proteins:
- the rpsF gene encoding 30S ribosomal protein S6 — MSKLKHYETMFILKPTLTEEETVAQLDGIKALFEKNGAEILSTDNIGIKELAYEIAKQKRGYYFVAYFKAPAAAIAEIERNYKNNENLVRFIFIKYETKKEIISWTKMSEEALKKAAK; from the coding sequence ATGTCTAAATTAAAACATTATGAAACAATGTTTATTTTAAAGCCTACACTAACTGAAGAAGAGACTGTAGCACAACTTGACGGAATCAAAGCTCTATTCGAAAAAAATGGTGCAGAGATTTTATCTACTGATAACATCGGTATCAAAGAGTTAGCATACGAAATTGCTAAACAAAAAAGAGGTTATTACTTTGTTGCATATTTCAAAGCACCAGCAGCAGCTATTGCAGAAATTGAAAGAAACTACAAAAATAATGAAAACTTAGTTAGATTTATATTTATTAAATATGAAACTAAAAAAGAGATTATTTCTTGGACAAAAATGAGTGAAGAAGCTCTAAAAAAAGCTGCTAAATAA
- a CDS encoding site-specific integrase has protein sequence MINDLKSINHFLHVSQTKNGVVFDPNKDLWDINDANRRIIFDFKKINLDNKNLYSCKNVFKWYLENHSSRHSENMYKYLKIFCKYISDNFENKISIITDMNLINFRGYLGKERDWYLGSLSGFLKKWYEMGDSCITKEAYGYLREIKIKGNPKGEAIATMDPFMGPFTDIELELIQTAINNSYAKNEIKTDDYILVWLFMIYGSRPIQFAQMKIKDVIFAKRNDGSYEVFLNIPRVKNRKGVRSEFKKRIVPVSFSNLILNYTAEIKNKFKDIFPNVSEAPLFFNNTSISYNEDNNYLLKYHLTTSQLSSKIENVLNHLKLKSERTNDFMHITPIRFRRTIGTRAAVEGHGSLIIAEILDHSDTQNAQVYVESRPEIIERLDRALALYMAPIAQAFSGTLVKDKSKAIRANDPEADIINPSIDKTCTPSGKCGSHSFCGQMSPLACYTCSSFQAWIDGPHEAVLQHLLRERERLLEVTDYRIASVNDKTIMAVAQIVKACMEYKDNKIEVIVDVAK, from the coding sequence ATGATCAATGATTTAAAAAGTATTAATCACTTTCTTCATGTTAGTCAAACAAAAAATGGTGTTGTTTTTGACCCAAATAAAGATTTATGGGATATTAACGATGCAAATAGAAGAATAATATTTGATTTCAAAAAAATAAATCTTGATAATAAAAATTTGTATAGTTGTAAAAATGTTTTTAAATGGTATTTAGAGAATCATTCTTCTAGACATTCTGAAAATATGTATAAATATTTAAAAATATTTTGTAAATATATATCAGATAATTTTGAAAATAAAATTTCTATAATTACTGATATGAATCTTATTAATTTTAGGGGATATTTAGGTAAAGAACGAGATTGGTATCTTGGCTCTTTATCGGGATTCTTAAAAAAATGGTATGAGATGGGTGATTCTTGTATAACAAAAGAAGCTTATGGATATCTTCGAGAAATAAAGATTAAAGGGAATCCTAAAGGAGAAGCAATTGCAACAATGGATCCTTTTATGGGGCCATTTACAGATATTGAGTTAGAGTTAATTCAAACAGCAATTAATAATTCTTATGCAAAAAATGAAATAAAGACGGATGATTATATTCTTGTATGGCTTTTTATGATTTATGGTTCAAGACCAATTCAATTTGCTCAAATGAAAATAAAAGATGTAATATTTGCTAAGCGAAATGATGGTAGTTATGAAGTTTTTTTAAATATTCCAAGAGTAAAGAATAGAAAAGGTGTAAGAAGTGAATTCAAAAAAAGAATTGTCCCTGTTAGTTTTTCAAACCTAATATTAAATTATACTGCGGAAATCAAAAATAAATTTAAAGATATTTTCCCAAATGTAAGTGAAGCACCTCTTTTTTTTAATAATACTTCAATAAGTTATAATGAAGATAATAATTATTTATTGAAATATCATTTAACAACATCTCAATTAAGTTCTAAAATCGAAAATGTACTTAATCATTTAAAATTAAAATCAGAAAGAACAAATGATTTTATGCATATAACTCCAATTCGATTTAGAAGAACAATTGGAACACGAGCTGCAGTAGAAGGACATGGAAGTCTTATAATCGCAGAGATACTAGATCATAGTGATACACAAAATGCACAAGTGTATGTAGAGTCAAGACCAGAAATAATAGAAAGATTAGATAGAGCACTAGCATTGTATATGGCTCCTATTGCGCAAGCATTTTCAGGAACATTAGTTAAAGATAAATCAAAAGCTATTCGTGCAAATGATCCTGAAGCTGATATCATAAATCCAAGTATTGATAAAACTTGTACTCCTTCAGGAAAATGTGGGAGTCATAGTTTCTGTGGGCAGATGTCACCATTGGCTTGCTATACTTGTAGTAGTTTTCAAGCATGGATAGATGGACCACATGAAGCAGTGTTACAACACTTACTTAGAGAAAGAGAAAGATTACTAGAGGTAACTGATTACAGAATTGCAAGTGTTAATGATAAAACAATTATGGCGGTAGCTCAAATTGTAAAAGCTTGTATGGAGTATAAAGATAATAAGATTGAGGTAATAGTAGATGTCGCAAAGTAA
- a CDS encoding single-stranded DNA-binding protein: protein MYNKVIMVGNLTRDIELKYLPSGAAIARSSIATSYKYKAQTGEQKEEVCFLEFNIFGRIAEVANQYLRKGSKVLLEGRLVYEQWTAQDGSNRNRHTLRVDEMKMLDSKGSNDGGGYNQNSYNQNQNYNQAPQQQEYNNNQASYDNYGGNMNQQRAASNIPEIDIDDEIPF from the coding sequence ATGTATAATAAAGTAATTATGGTAGGAAATCTTACAAGAGATATTGAACTAAAATATCTTCCAAGTGGTGCTGCTATTGCTAGAAGTTCTATTGCAACTTCATATAAATATAAAGCACAAACAGGAGAGCAAAAAGAGGAAGTATGCTTTTTGGAGTTTAATATTTTTGGAAGAATAGCAGAAGTTGCAAATCAATACTTAAGAAAAGGTTCTAAAGTTTTATTAGAAGGTAGACTTGTTTATGAACAATGGACTGCTCAAGATGGAAGCAATAGAAATAGACATACTTTAAGAGTTGATGAGATGAAAATGCTTGATAGTAAAGGTTCAAATGATGGTGGTGGATATAATCAAAATTCATACAATCAAAACCAAAACTATAATCAAGCTCCTCAGCAACAAGAGTATAATAATAACCAAGCTTCGTATGACAACTATGGTGGAAATATGAATCAGCAAAGAGCTGCTTCAAATATTCCTGAAATTGATATCGATGACGAAATACCGTTTTAA
- a CDS encoding tyrosine-type recombinase/integrase: MKRFKEKTIITSTGEIFPLLINSDTGIPDINSTLFILTQVRSKGKAAATIKYTLRNISFFKLLLEKYYMSEEFFLKRFEDGIIFHHYELEGIVEDCKFKIDDIIDDIINTKNDKPLFKTLSLKSLEKFRSANYLDKRNFVDKATAGNRLRTIRDYVIWLANGYLGRAKINSLNFLTLKDNLKDFKEKIEARIPAKSSNSLIDGKEGLSEEEMKTLLDLINRKSENNPFRGDFLKSRNEVIFVWLIKFGIRKGELLNIKISDIDFRKKQVKILRRADDIDDPRINKPNVKTKSRILAIPDKIMEITEHYILDYRSKIRGAKKNEYLIVSGTDGNPLSLEAISVMFRRLRKKIPTLPDDFTAHTLRHTWNDNFSKLMDKKEITEEREQQIRNYQMGWRDGSKMAENYTKRHVREKANEVINEMAENLFKNSRMEYKK, from the coding sequence ATGAAAAGATTTAAAGAAAAAACAATTATAACTTCAACAGGAGAAATATTTCCCTTACTAATAAATTCAGATACTGGAATACCTGATATTAACTCTACACTTTTTATTTTAACCCAAGTAAGATCAAAAGGTAAAGCTGCAGCTACAATTAAATACACACTACGAAATATTTCTTTCTTTAAACTTCTGTTAGAGAAATATTATATGAGTGAAGAATTTTTTCTTAAAAGATTTGAAGATGGCATAATATTTCATCATTATGAATTAGAAGGAATTGTTGAAGACTGTAAATTTAAAATAGATGATATTATTGATGATATTATAAATACTAAGAATGATAAACCATTATTTAAAACTTTATCATTAAAGTCGTTAGAAAAGTTTAGAAGTGCTAATTATCTTGATAAAAGAAATTTTGTTGATAAAGCTACTGCAGGAAATAGATTAAGAACAATCAGAGATTATGTGATTTGGTTAGCTAATGGATACTTAGGAAGAGCTAAGATAAATAGTTTAAATTTCTTAACACTTAAAGACAATTTAAAAGATTTTAAAGAAAAAATTGAAGCACGCATTCCTGCAAAGTCATCTAATTCATTAATAGATGGAAAAGAAGGATTATCAGAAGAAGAAATGAAAACTCTTTTGGATTTGATTAATAGAAAGTCTGAAAATAATCCTTTTAGAGGAGACTTCCTAAAATCAAGAAATGAAGTAATATTTGTATGGTTAATAAAGTTTGGAATAAGAAAAGGTGAGCTTCTAAATATAAAAATATCAGATATTGATTTTAGAAAAAAGCAAGTTAAAATTCTAAGACGAGCAGATGATATTGATGATCCAAGAATAAATAAGCCTAATGTAAAAACTAAAAGTAGAATATTGGCAATACCTGATAAAATAATGGAAATTACTGAACATTATATTTTAGATTATAGATCAAAAATAAGAGGAGCAAAGAAAAATGAGTATTTAATAGTTTCTGGAACAGATGGTAATCCATTAAGTCTAGAAGCTATATCAGTAATGTTCAGAAGATTGAGAAAAAAAATTCCTACTTTACCTGATGATTTTACTGCACATACATTAAGACATACTTGGAATGATAATTTTTCTAAGCTTATGGATAAAAAAGAGATAACAGAAGAAAGAGAACAACAAATTAGAAATTATCAAATGGGATGGAGAGATGGTTCAAAAATGGCTGAAAATTATACAAAAAGACATGTTAGAGAAAAAGCAAATGAAGTAATTAATGAAATGGCAGAAAATCTGTTTAAGAATTCTAGAATGGAGTACAAGAAATGA